One genomic window of Ottowia oryzae includes the following:
- a CDS encoding nucleotidyltransferase family protein produces MNAGAQDAGAPSADELAVVPMAPLTDAQFIAIARSNPVNAELLRRLPALGLPQCRLTAGCLFQALWNQRSGQPPDAGVSDYDVFYFDGSDLSWQAEDTVIRRAQALFADLNATVEIRNQARVHLWYPQRFGAPYPPLQSAQDGIDRYLVECTCVGIQVDTGQLYAPHGLGDLQAGRLRINRKFGQPAMFAAKAASYRQRWPWLQVV; encoded by the coding sequence GTGAACGCAGGCGCGCAGGACGCGGGCGCGCCCTCGGCGGATGAATTGGCTGTGGTGCCGATGGCGCCCTTGACCGATGCCCAGTTCATCGCCATCGCCCGCAGCAACCCCGTCAACGCCGAGCTGCTGCGCCGCCTGCCGGCGCTGGGCCTGCCCCAATGCCGCCTGACGGCCGGGTGCTTGTTCCAGGCGCTCTGGAACCAGCGCAGTGGCCAGCCGCCCGACGCGGGCGTCAGCGACTACGATGTCTTCTACTTCGACGGCAGCGATCTGTCCTGGCAAGCCGAAGACACCGTCATCCGCCGCGCGCAGGCCCTGTTCGCAGACCTGAACGCCACCGTCGAAATCCGCAACCAGGCCAGAGTCCACCTCTGGTACCCCCAACGCTTTGGCGCACCGTACCCGCCATTGCAAAGCGCCCAAGACGGCATCGACCGCTACCTGGTCGAATGCACCTGCGTCGGCATCCAGGTCGACACCGGCCAGCTGTACGCACCCCATGGCTTGGGCGACCTGCAGGCAGGCCGCTTGCGCATCAACCGCAAGTTTGGCCAACCCGCCATGTTCGCCGCCAAGGCAGCCAGCTACCGCCAGCGCTGGCCCTGGCTGCAGGTGGTTTGA
- the serS gene encoding serine--tRNA ligase, giving the protein MLDPLLLRKDLDRVVAGLQSRKNPQPFLDVAAFQALETERKTLQTRTEELQSQRNTASKQIGQRKAKGESADDLMAQVAAIKDELDSSAARLDALQAELNDLLLGVPNLPHPSVPVGADETGNQEVRRWAPHGLAPRAFDFPVRDHVELGEPLGLDFETGTKLAGARFSFMRGPVARLHRALAQFMLDLQTGEHGYTECYTPYIVNADTLKGTGQLPKFAADLFAAKKGGQDGEGEALYLIPTSEVTLTSVVAGEIVPEADLPIRLTAHTPCFRSEAGSAGRDTRGLIRQHQFDKVEMVQITHPDQSYDTLEQMVGHAEAVLQKLELPYRVVLLCTGDMGFGSTKTYDLEVWVPAQDTYREISSVSNCETFQARRMQARFKNAQGKNELVHTLNGSGLAVGRALVAVLENHQNADGSINVPAALRPYLGGLEKLSAA; this is encoded by the coding sequence ATGCTTGATCCCCTTCTTCTCCGCAAAGACCTGGACCGCGTGGTCGCCGGTCTGCAGTCGCGCAAGAACCCCCAGCCCTTTCTGGACGTGGCCGCTTTCCAGGCGCTGGAAACCGAGCGCAAAACGCTTCAAACCCGCACCGAAGAGCTGCAGTCGCAGCGCAACACGGCCAGCAAGCAGATCGGCCAGCGCAAGGCCAAGGGCGAAAGCGCCGACGACCTGATGGCCCAGGTGGCCGCCATCAAGGACGAGCTGGACAGCTCTGCCGCCCGCCTGGACGCGCTGCAGGCCGAGTTGAACGACCTGTTGTTGGGCGTGCCCAACCTGCCGCACCCCAGCGTGCCCGTGGGCGCCGACGAAACCGGCAATCAGGAAGTGCGCCGCTGGGCGCCGCATGGCCTGGCGCCGCGCGCGTTCGACTTTCCCGTGCGCGACCATGTCGAGCTGGGCGAACCGCTGGGCCTGGACTTTGAAACAGGCACCAAGCTGGCCGGCGCGCGCTTCTCGTTCATGCGCGGGCCCGTCGCGCGCCTGCACCGCGCGCTGGCGCAGTTCATGCTGGACTTGCAGACGGGCGAGCACGGCTACACCGAGTGCTACACGCCCTACATCGTCAACGCCGACACCTTGAAAGGCACCGGGCAGCTGCCCAAGTTCGCGGCCGACCTGTTCGCCGCGAAAAAGGGCGGCCAGGACGGCGAGGGCGAAGCGCTGTACCTGATCCCCACGTCCGAAGTCACGCTGACCAGCGTGGTGGCTGGCGAGATCGTGCCTGAGGCCGATCTGCCCATCCGCCTGACGGCCCACACGCCGTGCTTCCGCTCTGAGGCGGGCAGCGCCGGTCGCGACACGCGCGGGCTGATCCGCCAGCACCAGTTCGACAAGGTGGAGATGGTGCAAATCACCCACCCCGACCAAAGCTACGACACGCTGGAGCAGATGGTCGGCCACGCCGAGGCTGTGCTGCAAAAGCTGGAGCTACCCTACCGCGTGGTGCTGCTGTGCACCGGTGACATGGGTTTTGGCAGCACCAAGACCTACGACCTGGAAGTGTGGGTGCCCGCGCAAGACACCTACCGCGAAATCAGCTCGGTCAGCAACTGCGAAACCTTCCAGGCCCGCCGCATGCAGGCGCGCTTCAAGAACGCGCAAGGCAAGAACGAGCTGGTGCACACCCTCAACGGCTCAGGCTTGGCCGTGGGCCGCGCCCTGGTCGCCGTGCTGGAAAACCACCAGAACGCCGATGGCTCCATCAACGTGCCCGCAGCACTGCGGCCCTACCTCGGCGGGCTGGAGAAACTGTCCGCCGCGTGA
- a CDS encoding CHRD domain-containing protein has translation MPATVSSPSTFCRPIAELGSRRDSLSRLGQVGLSLALAALTAACSSPSVRPAPPVATTPQAPARQPELAAFRAVLRAQDAVPRTDSAGQGELVAVLNRKTGLLQWKLNFTQLSGPVRRASFHSPGMSGEVAAPVVSLGRAVLSPSEGRATLTPKQRADLLNGQWYVNLITARYPDGEIRGQLIEQH, from the coding sequence ATGCCTGCCACCGTTTCTTCGCCTTCCACCTTCTGTCGCCCAATTGCCGAACTAGGTTCGCGCAGGGATTCGCTGAGTCGGCTGGGCCAGGTCGGCTTGTCGCTGGCCTTGGCGGCGCTCACGGCTGCGTGTTCCAGCCCTTCGGTGCGCCCTGCGCCGCCCGTGGCCACCACGCCGCAAGCGCCTGCGCGTCAGCCAGAGCTGGCGGCTTTCCGCGCGGTGTTGCGGGCGCAAGACGCGGTGCCGCGCACCGACAGTGCGGGGCAGGGCGAATTGGTGGCGGTGCTTAACCGCAAGACGGGGCTGCTGCAGTGGAAGCTCAATTTCACGCAGCTGAGCGGCCCCGTGCGCCGCGCCAGTTTTCACAGCCCCGGCATGAGCGGCGAGGTGGCGGCGCCCGTGGTGTCGCTCGGCCGCGCGGTGCTCAGCCCTTCGGAAGGGCGGGCGACGCTGACGCCCAAGCAGCGCGCCGATTTGCTGAATGGCCAGTGGTATGTGAACCTCATCACGGCGCGCTACCCCGATGGCGAGATTCG